Proteins from a genomic interval of Oncorhynchus keta strain PuntledgeMale-10-30-2019 unplaced genomic scaffold, Oket_V2 Un_scaffold_1880_pilon_pilon, whole genome shotgun sequence:
- the LOC127927880 gene encoding collagen alpha-1(III) chain-like: protein MNTFTKPPENNNPLRTITPLGTRTPLRTRTPPGNNNPPGNNNPPGTRTPLGTINPLRTITPLRTRTPPGNRIPWQQNPWEQEPLGTRTPLGTIIPLGTRTPGTRTPGTRTPGNKNPREQEPPGTRTPGNKNPREQEPPGTRTPPGTRTPGNKPPPGNKNPPGKKGTESPWEQNPPGNKGTESPWEQNPPGNNNPPGNKGTRTPWEQGNKNPLGTREQNKNPWEQGNRIPWEQNPLATEPPGNRIPHEQNPPGTGEQEPPREQGNKNPQEQGNKNPPREQEPPRTREQEPPGTREQEPPWETGTRNKNPQEHPEQEPPGTREQEPPGTREQEPPGNREHNPPGNKEQGNKNPQEQGNKNHPGNKGTRTPREQGNKNPQEQGNKNPQEQETPGTRTPQEQGNKNHPVDSGTRTTPGTRTPQEQGNKKPPGTREQEPPWEQGNRIPLGTRTPQEQGNRNPPGTREQEPPREQGNKNPPRNNKGTRTPRNRGTRTPRNKGTRTPSNKGTRTTPGTREQEPPRNKNPPGTREQEPPGNKGTRTPWEQGNKNPWEQGNKNPQEQGNKNPQEQGNKNPLGTGNKNPQEQGTRTPWEQGNKNHPWEQGNKNPPGTREQEPPRNKGTRTPRNKGTRTPQEQGNKNHPGTREQEPPRNKGTRTPRNKGTRTPQEQGNKNPPGNKGTRTPQEQGTITPGNKGTESPRNKGTRTPRNREQELPGNKGTEPPGTREQEPPRNRGTRTPWEQGNKNPQEQGTGNKNSLGTREQEQEPPGTRTPWEQGNKNPQEQNPLGTREQEPPRNKNPQEQGNKNPQEQGTIREQGNKKPPGTRTPQEQGNKNHPRNKGTRTPQEQEPPRNKGTRTPQEQGNKNKNPLGTREQEPPRNKGTRTTPGTREQEPPRNKNPPGTREQETPGTREQEPPGTRTPPGTREQEPPQEQGNKNPLGTRTPWEQGNKNPPRNKNAPRNNNNNICHLATFMFTVRATVPGVNPPRYSAMLYQLFRNREQEPQWEQGNKNSGTRTPWEQGNKNPREQEPPGQGTRILPPGTRGNPQNKNLPPQEQEPPWEQGNKNLPQEQEFPGNKGTRTPV, encoded by the exons ATGAATACTTTCACTAAACCCCCTGAGAACAATAACCCCCTGAGAACAATAACCCCCCTGGGAACAAGAACCCCTCTGAGAACAAGAACCCCCCCTGGGAACAATAACCCCCCCGGGAACAATAACCCCCCGGGAACAAGAACCCCCCTGGGAACAATAAACCCCCTGAGAACAATAACCCCCCTGAGAACAAGAACCCCCCCTGGGAACAGAATCCCCTGGCAACAGAACCCCTGGGAACAAGAACCCCTGGGAACAAGAACCCCCCTGGGAACAATAATCCCCCTGGGAACAAGAACCCCGGGAACAAGAACCCCGGGAACAAGAACCCCCGGGAACAAGAACCCCCGGGAACAAGAACCCCCGGGAACAAGAACCCCCGGGAACAAGAACCCCCGGGAACAAGAACCCCCGGGAACAAGAACCCCCCCGGGAACAAGAACCCCCGGGAACAAACCCCCCCCCGGGAACAAGAACCCCCCCGGGAAAAAGGGAACAGAATCCCCCTGGGAACAGAATCCCCCTGGGAACAAGGGAACAGAATCCCCCTGGGAACAGAATCCCCCTGGGAACAATAACCCCCCTGGGAACAAGGGAACAAGAACCCCCTGGGAACAAGGGAACAAGAACCCCCTGGGAACAAGGGAACAA AACAAGAACCCCTGGGAACAAGGGAACAGAATCCCCTGGGAACAGAATCCCCTGGCAACAGAACCCCCTGGGAACAGAATCCCCCATGAACAGAATCCCCCAGGAACAGGGGAACAAGAACCACCCCGGGAACAAGGGAACAAGAACCCCCAGGAACaggggaacaagaaccccccAAGGGAACAAGAACCCCCAAGAACAAGGGAACAAGAACCCCCAGGAACAAGGGAACAAGAACCACCCTGGGAAACGGGAACAAGGAACAAGAACCCCCAGGAACACCCGGAACAAGAACCCCCAGGAACAAGGGAACAAGAACCCCCAGGAACAAGGGAACAAGAACCCCCTGGGAACAGGGAACATAACCCCCCTGGGAACAAGGAACAAGGGAACAAGAACCCCCAGGAACAAGGGAACAAGAATCACCCCGGGAACAAGGGAACAAGAACCCCCCGGGAACAAGGGAACAAGAACCCCCAGGAACAAGGGAACAAGAACCCCCAGGAACAAGAAACCCCAGGAACAAGAACCCCCCAGGAACAAGGGAACAAGAACCACCCCGTGGACAGTGGAACAAGAACCACCCCGGGAACAAGAACCCCCCAGGAACAAGGGAACAAGAAACCCCCAGGAACAAGGGAACAAGAACCACCCTGGGAACAAGGGAACAGAATCCCCCTGGGAACAAGAACCCCCCAGGAACAAGGGAACAGGAACCCCCCAGGAACAAGGGAACAAGAACCACCCAGGGAACaggggaacaagaaccccccCAGGAACAACAAGGGAACAAGAACCCCCAGGAACAGGGGAACAAGAACCCCCAGGAACAAGGGAACAAGAACCCCCTCGAACAAGGGAACAAGAACCACCCCGGGAACAAGGGAACAAGAACCCCCCAGGAACAAGAACCCCCCAGGAACAAGGGAACAAGAACCCCCTGGGAACAAGGGAACAAGAACCCCCTGGGAACAAGGGAACAAGAACCCCTGGGAACAAGGGAACAAGAACCCCCAGGAACAAGGGAACAAGAACCCCCAGGAACAAGGGAACAAGAACCCCCTGGGAACAGGGAACAAGAACCCCCAGGAACAGGGAACAAGAACCCCCTGGGAACAAGGGAACAAGAACCACCCCTGGGAACAAGGGAACAAGAACCCCCCAGGAACAAGGGAACAAGAACCCCCCAGGAACAAGGGAACAAGAACCCCCAGGAACAAGGGAACAAGAACCCCCCAGGAACAAGGGAACAAGAACCACCCAGGAACAAGGGAACAAGAACCCCCCAGGAACAAGGGAACAAGAACCCCCAGGAACAAGGGAACAAGAACCCCCCAGGAACAAGGGAACAAGAACCCCCCTGGGAACAAGGGAACAAGAACCCCacaggaacagggaacaataaCCCCTGGGAACAAGGGAACAGAATCCCCCAGGAACAAGGGAACAAGAACCCCCAGGAACAGGGAACAAGAACTCCCTGGGAACAAGGGAACAGAACCCCCAGGAACAAGGGAACAAGAACCCCCCAGGAACAGGGGAACAAGAACCCCCTGGGAACAAGGGAACAAGAACCcccaggaacagggaacagggaacaagaACTCCCTGGGAACAAGGGAACAAGAACAAGAACCCCCAGGAACAAGAACCCCCTGGGAACAAGGGAACAAGAACCCCCAGGAACAAAACCCCCTGGGAACAAGGGAACAAGAACCCCCCAGGAACAAGAACCCCCAGGAACAAGGGAACAAGAACCCccaggaacagggaacaataaGGGAACAAGGGAACAAGAAACCCCCAGGAACAAGAACCCCCCAGGAACAAGGGAACAAGAACCACCCCAGGAACAAGGGAACAAGAACCCCCCAGGAACAAGAACCCCCCAGGAACAAGGGAACAAGAACCCCCCAGGAACAAGGGAACAAGAACAAGAACCCCCTGGGAACAAGGGAACAAGAACCCCCCAGGAACAAGGGAACAAGAACCACCCCAGGAACAAGGGAACAAGAACCCCCCAGGAACAAGAACCCCCCAGGAACAAGGGAACAAGAAACCCCAGGAACAAGGGAACAAGAACCCCCAGGAACAAGAACCCCCCCAGGAACAAGGGAACAAGAACCACCCCAGGAACAAGGGAACAAGAACCCCCTAGGAACAAGAACCCCCTGGGAACAAGGGAACAAGAACCCCCCCAGGAACAAGAACGCCCCCaggaacaataataataatatatgccatttagccacttttatgtttacagtCAGGGCAACAGTCCCGGGAGTGAACCCCCCCAGGTATtctgccatgctctaccaactgtttAGGAACAGGGAACAAGAACCCCAGTGGGAACAGGGGAACAAGAATTCAGGAACAAGAACCCCCTGGGAACAAGGGAACAAGAACCCCCGGGAACAAGAACCCCCTGGTCAGGGAACAAGAATTCTGCCCCCAGGAACAAGAGGGAACCCACAGAACAAGAACCTGCCACCCCAGGAACAAGAACCCCCCTGGGAACAAGGGAACAAGAACCTCCCCCAGGAACAAGAATTCCCTGGGAACAAGGGAACAAGAACCCCTGTTTAG